CTGGGTACCAGAACAGGAAGGTGAGTTGGTGTTTCTCGCCTCGGGACAGGTGAATACTCTCATGGATCCCAAGCGGGAGTCAGAAATGCCACCCTGTTAAGCTATGGGCTGCACCAAAGTGCAGACGTTTCGAACTGCCGAGggcaaagcaagagaaaagcaggCTATCCAGAGtagaaagagagcaaaacaaaactaagaTCACGGAGAGAATCAGGGCTTTGCTGAAACTGAGGGGGATTCTGCTGCTTGCTCCGGTAGGGCCCGGGCTTCCCCCAAAGAATTTGCACAGCGCTTCCTCGTCTTTTTTGTTGCGGGAGACcgaggcagggctgagcccatCCAGCGGCCTCACGCTGGGCTGCCCTCGCTCCTCTTCCCCGCCGCTCCCGAGCCACTTGGGCCGGCTGTTCAGCAGCGGTGGCGTCGCCCTCCCCGCGTCCCCTCGGCTCTTCTCCCACCCGCACCGGGCGGGGACGGAGGGAGCAGCAGCGCTCCCCGTCCCGGCGGGAAAGCTgccgggagggtgggggggttTCGGCTCACGCCCCCCGGTTTCCGTCTCTGCAGCCAAACGCATTACCGGGGAAGAAATGCCGATTTGGgggctaaagggaaaaaaagaattagcgATCTTTTGGAGCGGCACCGATAGCCCGCGCCCCGACCGCCGCCGCGGGAGACGAGAGGTCTgcaggcggcgggggctgccgcccGGCCCCTCTGCCCGCTCTCCCCCGGTAACCCtcgccgctgccccggccccgccacgggcccctccgcgcctccctaCCTTCCTCGGCagcggcgggggtggggggccgTGCCccggcatggcggcggcggcgcccggcgccgGGCTGGCGGCGTGCGGACGCGCGGCTGGGGGttccccgcccgccgcgccatgcagcgccgcgccgctgccgccgccccccgccggcaccagtcccggccccggccccggccgccctccggcgggagccccgccccgccccgccccgccgccatggCAACCGCGCCCGCCCCTCCGCTCGGGGGAATACCGCGTCCTGCGCTGCCTGCCAGCCGGCGTCCACCCAGGGACGTGGGACGCCCGGCCAGGCTGGGGCGGGCGGGGTGCGCGGAGGTGGGGGGGCCTGCCTGTGGCAAGGccagaaattaaaacaagagaTGAGGTGCACCAGACGCCTTTCTGGTTGCAAACAGGAATATCCGAGGGAAAGTAGAAAGTCCCTTCGTGCTACCAAAACGGCACCAGTTACTCCAACAGCTTCCTGTCGCTGAAGGAACCTGTCACATCGTCTGATCAGCTCACAGACACTTCACGAGAAAGCGGCTGGCCAGGAAAGCCTCCAGCCTGCCAAACGATTTCCATCAGCGGAGCTGTTCACCTGCGCAGGGCCGTAATCCAGCTCCCTGTTGGCACAGAATTTTACTTGGTCAGATCTGAGCTACCCATTAAAGCGAGGGAGGGATCTGGATTGGAAAGTGGGTTAATTCTTCCTACAGGTTTTTGGTTCCCAGGGTACATTAAAAATATCggaaaggggatttttttctccctctgagtAGAAATATGCAGTAAGTAACATACACCCAAAGCTGGGAACCAACCGAACTCCCAGTGTGAAAGGCCACAGCTCCCAGCCCACAGCCTCCCCGCAGAAGACAGTAGCTTTGCTGAACAGCCGTGAAGGCAACACGAGTTGCAGCGTCACCTTTGCGGTAGCTGTCCCCTGAAACGCATTCTTTGACACGTTGTGGTCATATACACAGAAGTTCCCAAAAGGGAGAGATGGATGATGTCGTTGTCAGCTGCATCCTCGGCAGTGGGTTCATTAGTTTCGATTTATAAAAGGCACATGTCCTTTGCGAAGGAAATGAGCAATCCTCTGTAGCTGTGTAATTATGAACGAGGTTGATACGTTGCCAGCTGACTCGGGAATAAGCAGGAGACCCAACACTGCTATCGGCAGCCCCTCTGTGGAGCAGAAAGCCCAGGGTTCAGAGCAAGCCTGGAAGATAAAATAACTCAGGAGCTCTACTGAAATACCATCATCACCTCAGCAGGCTTCTccttttaattttagtttcttttgctAGTAGTGATGTGTCGTCATGTGCCTTCAGATACTTCCATTACTCAAAGCACTGACTGCTTCATTAATACCCCGCTAAGGAAATCACTAATAATCACAACACTTCACCTACCTGCATCAGGCTACCACTAGAAAGCCTTggcttttgcttaaaaataaaaaggtcatcGCCAATTTCTCttgcaatggaaaaaaaggagaggcagCTGCTGCCTTGCAATGGCTGAAGTACCCCCCGCATGTGTCAGCCCCCTCATTTCACCTGTAGCTCGATCCACCGCACCGATCCAAACCAAGGTAGGCTCAAAACCAAGATGGCAAGAGCCCACCCCAACTGTCAAAATGGATGGAGACATGAAGGCCCCCAGCCCAAGCATGGACCCCTTCCCTCTTGTCACCGGTGCCCGCGGGGACGCGTCTGCGTCCCCACAGGCGCCCAGTGACAAGAGGAAAGGGGCCTCTTGCCCTCCTCCGGCATAGCCCGAACCTGAGGGGACGCTCCTATTCAGCAGGCTACAGCTCAGTCAAGCTCTTCCCCTCACAGGGCTCAGGTACTGTCTGTGAGACGGTAAGAATCATCTGACATTCCTTCGAAGCTCCGGCTCCTGTCCCTTTAAGGGGCGGGCCGCCACCGCCCGCCGGCGTTGATTGGCTGGCTccgccccgcttccccccctCCGGCCCGGGCGGCCTTTGGCGGCCGTTAACGGCGGCGGGCGGGCGATGGTGGCGGGCGGCGCCGTGCGGCTGCTGCCGCTCCCGCGTCCTCTCCTCGGGCGGGCTGTCGGGGCGAGGGGAGCGCTGTCCGCTtgggcggcagcggggcgcggcgggctgCGTGCCGGGCGCTGGGTCGCGGTGGCCTTGGCGGTGCCCGCTGGGACCGGTTGGAAGGAgaggccggggcagcggggcccggTGTGGGTAGGGGAGCGCGGCCCGGAGCGGCCACCGCGGGGTCTGCTGCGGCGCTTGGGTCTGGTGCTCCGGTTGGGTTTGCGGGCCTGCGGGTTGCTGCTGCGTTTCGGCCCCCTGCTGTTGCTCTACCCGCTGAGCCGCCTGTGGCCTGGCCTGGGTGCCCTGTGGCTGCGGTTGCTGCGGAAGGCGGCTGAGGCTGCTGGCCCCACCTGCGTCAAGCTGGGCCAGTGGGCCAGCACGCGGAGGGACCTCTTCTCCGAGGCCTTCTGCGATGAGTTTTCCAAGCTCCACGTTGAGGTGAGCCCGCACCCGTGGGGCCACACTGACGAGCTCCTGAGGAAGGCCTTTGGCGAGGACTGGACGGGCGTCCTCAAGTTTCAAAGCCAGGAGCCGGTTGGCTCGGGCTGCGTCGCCCAGGTGTATAAAGCCTATGCTGACCTCACAGCTATCACTGGCTCCCAGGCCAAGGAGCTAGCGCGACGTTCGGAGTTACAGTCCGCTTTTGAAGCGTGGGAAGTGTCAGGCTTTAGAGGCCTCCTCAggtggctgaggaggaggaagagtgagGAGATGCAGGacgagaggagcagggaggaactGAGGCCAGCAGACTGCTCCGGGGGAAGTCCTGTGAGTGGGATGTCCCTTATGGAACAGATGGCCAAGCCACTCCTGAATGCAAATCCTTCATCAGCCAGACATCTCACGCCTGTAGCCATTAAAGTAAGTCATACATCTGGCCGGTAGATGTGTCAAAATGGAGCGTGCTGGACGAGGCCTATCAGATCTTAATTCCCATGGAAATGAGTAGCTGGCTAGAGCCAGGTAGAGCGAGAGAAGTGATGCTCATGTCCCTCCGTGTCTTTTCTCAGTACTTTGGTTCCAGCCAGCAGCAATCTAGGCTTGCGGTGGCCCTAGCTTTTCCCAGCCCAGAGAGCTAGAGTATGCATACTGCCTATGGCACCTTTGATGTGGCATGTGGATACCAGAAATGCCTGCAAGAGCccagtttatattaaaataatgaatattaaGCTTGGTTTCATCTTCCAGAAAATGAgaccccttctctcctcccatgAAGAAATCTGGAACAGATATGTTCTTTCCAGCAACgtttatttaaagaaatctcAGTTTGAGCTGTTCCAAATACTAGTCAGTCCTGCATGGCACAGAGGGGGCAGGAGtacaaaagcaatggaaaatggCATTAGGTGAGACTGTAGGCTCGAGCACAGATGTATTAGATTTAAAGATTATAATGTGTTTCTTTACAGCTTAATCCATGGCAAAATATGAATTCTTCTGAGGACTAGCTGGGGAAGCCTTGTTAGCTCCCAGTTTTATTGGTTGGGTTTTGTCTATTTGGAATGCATCACTTGAGCCGATTGAAATGGACCGTCCTTTTTACAGCGTTTGGGGAGTTGATCTTGCCACCGTTCGTTCTTGTGCAGGTCCTGCACCCTGGGCTAGTCCACCAAGTCCAGATGGATCTGTTTCTCATGAAGATGGGTAGCCACATCATTGGACTTCTCCCTGGATTCAAGTGGCTCAGTTTGACAGAGATTGTGGAGGAGTTTGAGAAGCTTATGATTCAGCAGGTGCGTGCCACATACTGAAACAAAATTGCCCTTTGTCTTGCTACTGGATGGCTCTAACTCTGTTCATAACACTTCTTTTTAAAGAGTTAGATGAAGGCTTGCGTGTTCTTTATTCTAATCAGTCACATAATGTTACTGTAGGAAAGCTTGTGTGCTCACAGAgtagaaaagcaaagcaatgaaaaaatttAACAATCTTTAttagatttaaaaatcttttttagactttttgaaaatcttttttagGCTTTGAGTATGTTTTCTAGTGAACAGCCTGAACAGCTAGCTAGCCATAGTCACAGTCTTTTTTGCAGCATTGTGAAAGATGAACACTGGTGAGAGACCTCTCCTTGGAAAAAGAATCTTTCCAAACAAGTGCTCAGACgtgtgtttttcctctttaaaccTACACATATGTTTGCAATTTGTACTTACTGGTCATGTTTGTTAGCACTGAGGTATATATATTGGCATAACTAATACACTTTCACGTAAGTTAATAATACATTCTATATTGTATTGTCATCAGACTCATAGTATCGGTAAAGTTAAGCTTTGCAAATAGATCTGAAAACATATCCTGATTCGCAATGTCTTCTAAAGACACAGTCCTGAAACGTCCTCGCTACCAAACTTACAAAGATTTCACTACAGGCTTAATTAGGCTTATGTTTCTATTAAAACAAACCGTTATCTGCTAATTTTTGTGTCTAGATTGTAGAGTCTGAAGACTGTTATAAGCTTTTGAAAGCCTTAATGCTTTTCTATTATTGCAAAAAAATCTACACAGTAAATCTATGTTGTAAGCTGTTGACTGTATTCAGATGGGACTCAAGGTCATTAGTACCAGTTTAGTCCAGCAGAGCTTTTGGTGGATGCGCTGAAGACTGAGGATTAGGAGAGCATCTGATAGGCTTGTtgtaatttcctttcatttctctttgaagGAACAAGAAGTATTCCTGGGATATTTCCCATTGCCAGATGAGGGAGGTGAGGCAAGGTTATCCTGCCTCCTTAAGCAGCAGCCGTGGGCAGGAGAGAGGCCCTTATGTCAAGGCACTGGATCACTGAAGATCTAGGGCCAGGACTTTGCATAGTGGATTATTTTGTATGTGTtgcattaaatttcttcctgCTTATGGCTGCCTATGTGTAAAGTGAGGTTAGGGCTGCAGTTCTTCTACCCTGTCTGCCTGCCTTGCTATTTGGACGGTAAGCTTTGGTTCAGGATCTGTCTTACCCTTGAAAATAATGCAGTCCTGGTCTTTTTTGAGACACTGTACCTATAGTAAGAGTCACCCATATTTCGaaggtgctgggttgtgggccaTCTGTTACCCAGTGTGTACTCTACTCTTCCATCAGGAAAGCTATAAGCATGTAAGAAGAACCACTctattttgctttcattctggCTTTCTGACTAGTTTTGTTGGTATTGAGTATTGCACCGTACAGTCATACAGGATCCTGAAGATCTAATTTAATCTAATTTCcaacctgctttttctttttctcccttgagATTGACTTACGCTATGAAGCCAGAAATCTGGAGCGCTTCCGACAGAATTTCCTAGATGTCGATTTTGTGAAGTTTCCAACTCCCCTTCGGCCTTTGGTAACGACAGATGTTCTAGTGGAAACATTTGAGGTAAGAATTGCAGGGTCTGGGAGTGGTGGTAGCAGTGAGAAGGCCCTTAGGAGAACATGCCGAGGAGGTGTTTTTTTGAGGAGCGATCAGAGGCAGAAGGATGCTTTTGTCTTATTTGCTTAAAGGGATTGGTGTCCTTCCTCAGTGTCTCTTTCACTCTCTTTGTTTGTAAGCAGTGCATCCCAGAAGACAGGTGGCAGACAACTCCATATAGAAGTGAACACTTGGCCTGAAACCAAGCGGACCAGCAGTGTGTCCAGCCACCATGTGCTTGCCTGTGCTTTGCAAACCAACACCACGCTTCAACTCTCCTCTGTGGTGGGTCAAAGCAAGGAGCTTAGCAATCTGACACTTTCTGATGCTTGCCTCACTTCCCTTGTGGATGTTTGAGTCGCAGACCAAAGCTACTCTCAGCCTTAGTTTTCGTGCACACGATCCTGGCAAGAGTATTTCTGCCCCAGGCTATATCACACCCTCTTTCCAAAGAACAAACCCTTGCTTCTCTCATGTTCTCCATCACTCTGGGTACAGCCTCTATCGTGCAGGTCCTTTGAGGGTATTGTTATCACCTCCCTCAACTCTGGGCACCGAGGTAAAGATGTGGTTGAAAGTGGGACACGGGGTGTGTTTGACTCCAGCTCCGTCTTCATTTCAGGAGAGTGAGCCTATTTCTCACTACCTGCATGCAGAGATTGCCACGGAGCTGAGGCAGAGACTTGCAAAGATGGGCATCGACATGCTGCTGAAGATGGTAGGCACTTGGCTGAGGCTGCAAGGGAAGGTTGTTTTCCTGCAGAAGCTATTCAGTTGGGGTAATAAGACAATATGGCTAAAGAGAGAACCTGTTTGCTTCCCACATCTCCTACCCTTCTCCCCATGGACTCAAAGACAGAGCTGTGCCTTTTGGAGCCAGCCCATGGATGCCAGGTATCTTGCAGTAACCCAGGACTTGGGCTGCTAGGGCACTGTGCAGCTCCTGAACTGGCAGAGGAAGGGAGGGTCTGTACTTCATGTGCAAGGTAACACAAGGTCTGAGTAAAGCCTGGGCTAGATAAACCACTACTGTAGACTTTGACACAGAGCTTCTTCCACTGCAGAAGGACAATCTGCTTGCACACAGTAGGGTCTCCTGTGCAACTTGATCAGTGCATTGCTTAGGAAACCCACTAATCCATTTAATGAATATTCACATATTGCCCAAGTGCTATAAAGTGCAATGTAATTAGCAAATACCATGCTCTCTGCAGAGACTACGGATGCAACTCACAGGGAAGACAGCTAGCTAGTTTCTTCATTTATTGACCCCTCctccaaaactgcctttttttaaggaagaactAAATATggagtaaagaaaacaaacctggcCAGATTCAGCTTAGGATTCAGCTTCTGGCTGTCTAATTCTTTTGTGGTCGAAATAATCACAAATCATCTGGAAAGGAGTGTTGAGAGGTGACACAGCTGGCTTGTGAGGAGCCATGAGAACTAGCAGGGAAGAGTTGAAAAAGAACCTCACAGTACTGAGTGCGTGGGCAGTAAGTGTCAGCTGAAATTCAGTCGACAACTGTAACATCATGCTAGGGCAATGGCGAGGCCTGCAGTTCTCACTCCGTGTAGTGTGACAGACTCTGAAATAGCTTTTACCACTCAGAAAAGCAATGGTGGAGCTATAATAGTTTTATGCTAACATTAGATTCAATGGTTAGGAGCaaagcaaaacccccaaattttagAAGGAGAAAAGAGTTAAAGAGCAAGGAAGCAACATAATggctgtaagtaaaaaaaaaaatacctgtttctTGAATACTCTGTGCAGTTCTAGTCCCTTGCTGTCCAGGACCCTCCATTTCAAGGACTGTAATAGAACTAGAAGaggggcagaggaaggcagccAGGATGATTACTGGTGTGGAATGGCTTCCATGCAGGAATGGTGGAATAATTTGGACTCATAACTCTGGAGAGCAGAGAAATGAGAGTAGCTTATGACAGAGATATATGCAGTCATGGGTACATGAGAGTGAATATGGATCCGTTGTGTATGGTTTCTCAGAACAATGAAGAGGACATAAACAAAATTATCAGAGGTCACTTTTCCAGGCAACATCTAAAAAAACCTTCCCTTTTTCACACAGCTCTAATTCTTTACCTGGCAATTGGACAAATTTGTAGGAGAAATCCATCAAATACGAAGATAACCTCCTTGGGGCAGGAAGTCCCTGCAACCCACCTGCAGTCCCAGGTTGCCAGGAGGGTTGGTGGGGAAATGCTACCTTGTGCTTGCCCTCTTGCTAGTCCTTTCTTCTACTAACCGCTAGcggaggcagagaggaaacattTGTTGATGTTCCAGACTAGACAAACTTAACCGTTCACTATAACCCATGCCACTGAATGGCAAATGGCCTATTCTTACTGCATTACTCTTTGCCAAGGCCCACCAGCATGCATCCAGTTTAGGTTTAATTGCCAAAGAGCACTACCATTCCTTGCTGGGACTCCTGGCTGTCTTACCTGACCTCTAGGAAACAAACAGGATTGCTTCACACAGCTCTGCTGACTCCCCTAGAGAGAGTAGCACCCATGCCGTTACAGCACAGCTGGTCTCCAGCAGAAGCCATTTGCTGTGTTGCTGCCTAGGGTGATGCACGTTAGTAATGACAGCGAACAGACCAGAAATGAACCTTTGCTATTTGCCTGGGAGTTTTGGCGTGGGCAGGTTTTGTTGGAATGAGCTGCTCTAAGACTTGCCTGTCCTCTAGGTCTTTGTTGACAACTTTGTCCACGCTGACCTGCACCCTGGGAACATCCTGGTTCAAGGCACAGCCCATGTCAGCACCAGCTGCAAGGAGCAGACAGCCATCGTGGACCTGTGTGACACGCTTGTGGTGGAAGTGCAGCCGCCCCTCAGGCGcctctgcctggtgctgctggacgCGGGGATCGTGGCGGAGCTGCAGAGCGCCGACATGCAGAACTTCCGGGCGGTTTTCACAGCTGTGGTCCAGGGCCAGGTGAGGCCTCTGTCATGGGGTTGTGCAGctgaggctggggaagggaggcagcTGAAGAGTCTGACGGCCGAAGTGATAGTTTCCTCTCTACTTCCCCTTACAATCCTCCCTAAGAGGGGAGAGGAGACTTGCTAGCGTGGAAGCTATACCAGACACAGGGGTAAGATGTTCAGGTTCAGCAAGGAGGCTGCCAGAGTGGAGCGATTTCAGTGGCCCAGGAAATGGAAGGTGTTAAATGGGAAGCATTGGCTGCcactccctgggagctgctcACATTTCAGAGGCTGTTGCAGAATCTGACAGATTTTGCTAGAAAAGAGGAGGGAATGGATTAACATCTTGGTCTTCCACACACATTCCCTTCTGCAGCCTTGCTGCCGGAAAGCCCATATGCCATCCTCCATTTTGCTGTTGTGTCAGCATCTGTAGAGAAGAGGAAGCAAAACAGGTGCGGGTGGGGGGGTCTGACCTCTACCAGGCTCCTCTGTCTAAGGGGAACTACTTATCCTCCTTCCCActtctttaaaatacactttcagaTGGATTACAGAATCCAGTGCTGATGTCTCCTGTTCATTCTGAGAACAAGCATCTGTGCTCATACTTGCATGTTGCTATTTATCAGCTCTGGGTTGGATGGCTCACCAGCATATCTCAAGAGGGACATGTTTTAACTTGGTCTGTTTAATCTGCTGAAGCATAGCGAGGAGTCAGTGCTAAATTGTGTATTCAGGCCCATCCTCTGCTGCCAGACTTACTTCTCCACTACTAAGCAAAAACTGCAAACATTTGATTGCAAGTCCTTCATGGCTTCAGGCCGGGTGTAATTCATGATCAACAGGTGAAAATCTTCTACATGGTCTCGTTGCCAAACCTGGGGCTTCTGGCTCTGTACATTGCTGTCAGACACATCTTCCAAGAAGAGCTATAAAGCCTCTCCCAAGTGAAGTTTGGGTATGGCTCCCCCTCCTTTCTCACCAAGCATCTGCTGGTGTAGAATTGTCTCACTCTTTCTCCGCAATTTGCAAATGGAAGGTTGGACTTAGCCCATAAGGGAGGTTAATAGATGCCCTTCTTTACACCGTAATCTCCTCTGCTAAGAAGAAAATGCCAAtcctgtgggttttatttttccccctgaaaCTTCTCCTGACTGCCTGAGAGATCTCTTTGTTGTGTTCTACCCTACAAGACCTGCAAGAAAAATAGCCAGGGTTTTGCCAGATACCAGCTAAGATTTTTTGACCAGTTCTGCTCTTCCTGCACCTGTTTCTGTTGATTTTTTGGGGTCTCCATTGCTGGAATGGGAAAGCATGGCCCTGGGAGTTCTCTCTGCAGTATGCCTCCTCCAGGGACAATGATGTGCAGCTCCCTGTAGGCTTGCTGGCAGCAGTGGTCAAGTTCTGATTCTCCTTTTCAACTTGTTTCACAGGGGGAGAGAGTGGCAGAACTGATCCTTCATCATGCCCGTGCTAACCAGTGCCAGGATATCGAGCGATTCAAAGCCGAGATGGCAGAACTAGTGACCAAGGTCCGGGGGAACACCATTGCCCTAGGAAAGGCAAGTGCACAATGTCCCACCCTCGCTTACCTGTAATTCAGTGGAACATGGCTTTCAGAATGATCTATGTGGAAAGGCCAGCTCTGATCTCATCAGCACCACCAACCAGTACCGGGCGCTTTTAGTCTCTCAGGTGCAGAAAAGTCCATAAAATCCTttcttatttccttctgtttgtttggattttggttgtgtgggttttgtttttttttttttggggggggggggatgtttggggcattttttattgctgtttgtttgtttgttttaaatctctaACACCCGCAGTTCCCTGCGAGGAGTTGCTGAGCCTGATGTTACAGCTTGCATCCTTTTAGCTAAGGCCAGCCTGGGCACTTCAGAAAGTGTACTATGGTGGTACTGAGCAAATTAATGCATGTTGTGTACTGCTGTGAGGTCAGACCTTCTCAGCCTTCCTGGCTGGCAAGTAAGCAGAACCATGGGTCACAGCTGAACTCCTTATcccgggcagggtggggggatcATACCTTGATGTTGGCTTGTTGTCAGCCCAATAATCTTGTCCCACCACCAGAACCAAATGCTAACATTTAGAAGAATTCTGCCTGTCGCTCACGCGGCTCAGTCTTCTTGACCACAGGTTTTTTGATCAGTTGTTATTTCTTTTGTATTCCAGCTTCAGGTGGCAAATCTTCTCTCGAATGTCTTTAAACTATTGATGACCCATAAGGTGAGGTCCTGTCACTGTCTGCCTTCAACAGCTGGAAGTTCATTTGGGGAGGGAGAACTGCTGGGAACATGAAGGGCTGACAAGGAGGGGGACTGACTTGGAACGAACTGCTAGGAGGGGGACTGCAGGAATGCATCCAAGTGTTGCAGGCATGCTGTTTCTCAGGTCTTGATACACGCCCTACCAAGACCgatttctgttttgttgggttttgtctTAATACTGCATTTAATGGTTGATATTATTTACTAAAAGGAATGTTTCTGTAACACATagtttttcctatctttttttgtAGTCCCttagaagcagaaaatgaaatctAATATATGTTCCACTTGTATATCATTGCATGCTTTCTTCCCTGGACCGCTTTCTTGATATGGCGTTATGTAACAGCACTAGGCCATTTTACTGGCTTGTTAGAGGCCTCAAAAGTGAGAAGTTACTCACAGAACAGAGATTCCTTCTTATAACTGATAGTATTTGGGGGACAAGTTTCCATGGTTGCAAACAACTTTGGAAATCAAGAGAGCTATAGTGGCCTGAACTGGAGGAGATGAGAAGGTCGTCAGCCACAGGGCTGCCCAGCCTGCAAAGGGTCCCTCTAAACATTCCTTAGTTAGAGGTTTTTGTCATTAAGCCTCATTAAGCTGGTTTCTAATaacataaaatgtaatttagGCCTTCACAAAGCAAGTCCTCCCAACTCCATGAATTCTTAATGCCCTGGTATGCCTTGAAACAATCCTGGTGCCTGGCTGGGAATTCGGGAGTAGTTTGTTCACATGCAGAGCAGAGGATAGTTTCCTTTGTGATCTGTGGGGGTCTTCTGCGGCTGTTCAGAAGGTGGGCTCCCCTTACACAAGTGCATGTGTTCAAGTATGTTGGATACTACTGGAGCTTATAACTACATTAGCAATGGTGAGCATTCCTAAGCTCCTGCTGTTCCAGTAtggaagacaaaaaaatcccattctcCGTCTtggaactgaaaaacaaactCTTGGGTTCCCTTAGGGCACTTACTGAGAAACTGTTGCTTTATTTTTGGGCCTGCTGCTGGATTTCAGTGAGTTCTGAAACTCCAAGTGATGGAGGTGCAGTATAGTTTTAGGTGCGCGTATGCTcttcccagcctcttcccttccctctcagcCAATGCTGGTACCTCTGTGGAATGGGCTCAGAAGAAAATAAGGTCCGCTGAGTCCATTTAGTCTTTTGTGGTTCTAGGTGAAGCTCGAGAGCAATTTTGCTTCCATCATCTTTGCCATCATGGTTCTGGAAGGTCTTGGTCGTTCACTGGACCCTGAACTGGACATCCTAGAGGCAGCTAAACCACTGCTCATCAAAACTGCAGCTTCTGTCCTCGAATAGACTCTTGTGGCTGCTGCCCTCTCACTGTGCAGGATTACCTATGCTGCCTGTGAGCTGACAGAGAAAGAAGCCGAAGATGAGAAGTCACGTGTATCTTAGAGACACCATGCAGTGGTTACTCTCCATTAACGTTGCCTTCAGTTGTTTCAGCCAAGCACTAGGCATGGGACGATTAGAAGGTCTGTCCCAGAAACCAGGAAGACTTTGCACAATTGGAGAGTTCTGACTCGTTACACAGTTCTAAGAGCTAATGTGCTCTGGTAGTTTTTAAACTGACATACCACGT
This genomic interval from Calonectris borealis chromosome 1, bCalBor7.hap1.2, whole genome shotgun sequence contains the following:
- the ADCK2 gene encoding putative aarF domain-containing protein kinase 2, with translation MVAGGAVRLLPLPRPLLGRAVGARGALSAWAAAGRGGLRAGRWVAVALAVPAGTGWKERPGQRGPVWVGERGPERPPRGLLRRLGLVLRLGLRACGLLLRFGPLLLLYPLSRLWPGLGALWLRLLRKAAEAAGPTCVKLGQWASTRRDLFSEAFCDEFSKLHVEVSPHPWGHTDELLRKAFGEDWTGVLKFQSQEPVGSGCVAQVYKAYADLTAITGSQAKELARRSELQSAFEAWEVSGFRGLLRWLRRRKSEEMQDERSREELRPADCSGGSPVSGMSLMEQMAKPLLNANPSSARHLTPVAIKVLHPGLVHQVQMDLFLMKMGSHIIGLLPGFKWLSLTEIVEEFEKLMIQQIDLRYEARNLERFRQNFLDVDFVKFPTPLRPLVTTDVLVETFEESEPISHYLHAEIATELRQRLAKMGIDMLLKMVFVDNFVHADLHPGNILVQGTAHVSTSCKEQTAIVDLCDTLVVEVQPPLRRLCLVLLDAGIVAELQSADMQNFRAVFTAVVQGQGERVAELILHHARANQCQDIERFKAEMAELVTKVRGNTIALGKLQVANLLSNVFKLLMTHKVKLESNFASIIFAIMVLEGLGRSLDPELDILEAAKPLLIKTAASVLE